In Streptomyces dangxiongensis, one DNA window encodes the following:
- a CDS encoding CBS domain-containing protein: protein MDAPGLQIDDHMTVDVALSVLIGARAGHLLLQDDDGRCSGLVTRAQLTAHRAASSYSDRARLRDIPLDRGPFTSSVSALGDAETAMRVRTLDVSPVVDEQGYALGVLTVIP, encoded by the coding sequence ATGGACGCCCCCGGCCTCCAGATCGACGACCACATGACCGTCGACGTGGCCCTGTCCGTGCTCATCGGCGCCCGCGCCGGCCACCTTCTCCTCCAGGACGACGACGGCCGCTGCTCCGGGCTGGTGACCAGGGCCCAGCTCACCGCCCACCGCGCCGCCTCCTCGTACAGCGACCGGGCCCGGCTGCGGGACATACCGCTCGACCGCGGACCGTTCACCTCTTCCGTCTCGGCCCTGGGCGACGCGGAGACCGCCATGCGGGTCCGCACACTGGACGTCTCCCCCGTGGTCGACGAGCAGGGCTACGCCCTGGGCGTCCTCACCGTCATCCCCTGA
- a CDS encoding SCO5918 family protein: MRCVIARFPFDLTKSEVEQSMEGIRPEPAVGSCVTIDRRVYPVKQVGQVITRQDRRDFTAAEVSRALTRLGFTCHEVAPVAPQDHGEPSTLPWADHSLG, encoded by the coding sequence ATGCGCTGTGTCATCGCCCGTTTCCCCTTCGACCTGACCAAGAGCGAGGTCGAGCAGTCGATGGAGGGCATCCGGCCCGAACCCGCCGTCGGTAGCTGCGTGACCATCGACCGCCGGGTCTACCCGGTCAAGCAGGTCGGACAGGTCATCACCCGGCAGGACCGCCGCGACTTCACCGCCGCCGAGGTGAGCCGGGCGCTGACCCGGCTCGGTTTCACCTGCCACGAGGTGGCGCCCGTCGCCCCCCAGGACCACGGCGAGCCCTCGACCCTCCCCTGGGCCGACCACTCGCTGGGCTAG
- a CDS encoding DUF5994 family protein, which yields MDTNGWPAADGFPGGANTYRMPLPRLSLTPDAGHGPLHGAWWPRCDALELELPSLLGALGHRLGTVVGVTVDTAAWPDVPRTVPAPGHVIEVFLSAVDIEAHTITLDCGPLGRRELLVVPPGEPAGAASWLLTTASDPGNALSAPHMLALAQANWER from the coding sequence ATGGACACGAACGGTTGGCCCGCCGCGGACGGTTTCCCGGGCGGGGCGAACACGTACCGGATGCCTCTCCCCCGGCTGAGTCTCACCCCCGACGCCGGCCACGGCCCGCTGCACGGCGCCTGGTGGCCCCGCTGTGACGCGCTCGAACTCGAACTTCCCTCACTGCTCGGCGCGTTGGGACACCGACTCGGCACGGTCGTCGGCGTCACCGTGGACACCGCCGCCTGGCCCGACGTCCCGCGTACGGTGCCGGCGCCCGGCCATGTCATCGAGGTGTTCCTGTCGGCCGTCGACATCGAGGCGCACACCATCACCCTGGACTGCGGTCCCCTGGGGCGCCGGGAGCTGCTGGTCGTCCCGCCGGGCGAACCCGCGGGCGCGGCGAGCTGGTTGCTGACCACCGCTTCCGATCCGGGCAACGCCCTGTCGGCCCCGCACATGCTGGCGCTCGCCCAGGCCAACTGGGAGCGCTGA
- the ctaD gene encoding aa3-type cytochrome oxidase subunit I → MSILNEPQDGAAAAEDSYENELPVRPKQPGNVVVKWLTTTDHKTIGTLYLSTSFLFFLFGGLLALVMRAELARPGLQVISKEQYNQFVTMHGTVMLLMFATPLFAGFTNWIMPLQIGAPDVAFPRLNMFAYWLYLLGSSIAVGGFLTPQGSADFGWFAYTPLSDAVRTPGLGADLWIMGLAFSGFGTILGAVNFITTIICMRAPGMTMFRMPIFTWNVLLTGVLVLLAFPVLAAALFALEADRKFGAHVFDAANGGPLLWQHLFWFFGHPEVYIIALPFFGIVTEVIPVFSRKPIFGYMGLVAATIAIAGLSVTVWAHHMFVTGAVLLPFFSFMTFLIAVPTGVKFFNWIGTMWKGSLSFETPMLWATGFLVTFLFGGLTGIILASPPMDFHVSDSYFVVAHFHYVVFGTVVFAMFTGFHFWWPKFTGKMLDERLGKMCFWTLFVGFHGTFLVQHWLGAEGMPRRYADYLAADGFTALNTVSTISAFLLGLSMLPFLYNVWKTAKYGKPVGVDDPWGYGRSLEWATSCPPPRHNFVTLPRIRSESPAFDLHHPDIALSEHESAGYPATTDRGHG, encoded by the coding sequence GTGAGCATCCTCAACGAACCCCAGGACGGAGCCGCGGCCGCTGAGGACTCGTACGAGAACGAGCTGCCGGTCAGGCCCAAGCAGCCCGGCAACGTCGTGGTGAAGTGGCTGACGACCACCGACCACAAGACGATCGGCACGCTGTACCTGTCGACGTCGTTCTTGTTCTTCCTGTTCGGCGGCCTGCTGGCGCTGGTCATGCGCGCCGAGCTGGCCCGCCCGGGCCTCCAGGTCATCTCCAAGGAGCAGTACAACCAGTTCGTCACGATGCACGGCACCGTGATGCTGCTGATGTTCGCCACCCCGCTGTTCGCCGGCTTCACGAACTGGATCATGCCGCTCCAGATCGGCGCGCCCGACGTGGCGTTCCCCCGGCTGAACATGTTCGCCTACTGGCTCTACCTGCTCGGCTCGTCCATCGCGGTCGGCGGCTTCCTCACCCCACAGGGCTCGGCCGACTTCGGCTGGTTCGCCTACACCCCGCTGTCCGACGCCGTCCGCACCCCCGGGCTCGGCGCCGACCTGTGGATCATGGGTCTGGCCTTCTCCGGCTTCGGCACCATCCTCGGCGCCGTCAACTTCATCACCACGATCATCTGCATGCGGGCCCCGGGCATGACCATGTTCCGCATGCCGATCTTCACCTGGAACGTGCTCCTGACCGGCGTCCTGGTCCTGCTGGCCTTCCCGGTGCTGGCCGCCGCCCTGTTCGCCCTGGAGGCGGACCGCAAGTTCGGTGCCCACGTCTTCGACGCGGCCAACGGCGGCCCGCTGCTGTGGCAGCACCTCTTCTGGTTCTTCGGCCATCCGGAGGTGTACATCATCGCCCTGCCGTTCTTCGGCATCGTCACCGAGGTCATCCCCGTGTTCAGCCGCAAGCCGATCTTCGGCTACATGGGGCTGGTGGCGGCCACCATCGCGATCGCGGGTCTGTCGGTGACGGTGTGGGCGCACCACATGTTCGTCACCGGCGCGGTGCTGTTGCCGTTCTTCTCGTTCATGACCTTCCTGATCGCCGTCCCGACCGGGGTGAAGTTCTTCAACTGGATCGGCACGATGTGGAAGGGGAGTCTCTCCTTCGAGACGCCGATGCTGTGGGCGACGGGCTTCCTCGTCACGTTCCTCTTCGGCGGCCTGACCGGCATCATCCTGGCCTCGCCGCCGATGGACTTCCACGTCTCCGACTCGTACTTCGTGGTGGCGCACTTCCACTACGTCGTGTTCGGCACGGTCGTCTTCGCCATGTTCACCGGCTTCCACTTCTGGTGGCCGAAGTTCACCGGCAAGATGCTGGACGAACGCCTGGGCAAGATGTGCTTCTGGACGCTGTTCGTCGGCTTCCACGGCACCTTCCTGGTCCAGCACTGGCTGGGCGCCGAGGGCATGCCGCGCCGGTACGCCGACTACCTGGCGGCCGACGGCTTCACCGCCCTGAACACGGTCTCGACGATCAGCGCGTTCCTGCTGGGCCTGTCGATGCTGCCGTTCCTGTACAACGTGTGGAAGACGGCCAAGTACGGCAAGCCGGTCGGCGTGGACGACCCGTGGGGCTACGGCCGCTCGCTGGAGTGGGCGACCTCCTGCCCGCCGCCGCGGCACAACTTCGTCACCCTGCCCCGGATCCGCAGCGAGTCCCCGGCGTTCGACCTGCACCACCCCGACATCGCGTTGTCGGAGCACGAGAGCGCCGGGTACCCCGCGACGACCGACCGGGGTCACGGGTGA
- a CDS encoding cytochrome C oxidase subunit I, with protein MNGLPKQGAGTGGDLGNEVEGYLLWQARVAEAERRAREFTGSLEWLTTAQREEIERRYAADSLRRARADLERVAARCMSLRAEYEQRYGELRRRCLAMTLAVCAGLTTVATLLLVL; from the coding sequence GTGAACGGACTGCCGAAGCAGGGGGCGGGCACCGGCGGCGACCTCGGCAACGAGGTGGAGGGGTACCTGCTGTGGCAGGCCAGGGTCGCCGAGGCCGAGCGGCGGGCGCGGGAGTTCACCGGGTCCCTGGAGTGGCTGACGACGGCGCAGCGTGAGGAGATCGAGCGGCGGTACGCCGCCGACAGCCTGCGCCGGGCCCGCGCGGACCTCGAACGCGTCGCGGCCCGGTGCATGTCGCTGCGCGCCGAGTACGAGCAGCGCTACGGGGAGCTGCGGCGGCGCTGCCTGGCCATGACACTGGCCGTCTGCGCCGGCCTGACCACGGTGGCCACGCTGCTGCTGGTCCTCTGA
- a CDS encoding MFS transporter produces MAVSFAERFSLLRERDPRLLFLAQATSVLGSSMMPVALAFAILGTGGGTDEIGWVMGAQTAPLIVFLLLGGTLADRWGRRATMIGSDLVRAALDAAVVILLLTTQLPLAGFVLFVVLRSVAASFFLPALYGFIPEVVPGARLQEANALNTTLNSVGSLAGPALAGLLVTVTEPHWVITIDAATFVVSALLLLAVRARPTTADAEDGQATPVHHQLLQGWREFSSRTWLWSLLVYTSLSTALVLCPAMVLGVSLVGARHGASQWGLVLAAEGAGAVLGGLVAMRLSFARPLLASVFCTFGLGVFAALMALHVPVPLLMAGAALSGGGFALLHVLWTSSLQTQVPADALSRVSAYDGVATVSSMTLGYWWAGPVADRTGPEAVLWCGVAWIVLSAAVMSGVPDLRRVVPVPGAREHGGVGAPAGTEPSGT; encoded by the coding sequence ATGGCGGTCTCGTTCGCGGAGCGCTTCTCACTCCTGCGTGAGCGCGATCCCCGGCTGCTGTTCCTCGCCCAGGCCACCTCGGTGCTCGGCAGCAGCATGATGCCGGTCGCCCTGGCGTTCGCCATCCTCGGCACCGGGGGCGGCACCGACGAGATCGGCTGGGTGATGGGCGCGCAGACCGCGCCGCTCATCGTGTTCCTGCTCCTCGGCGGAACCCTGGCGGACCGGTGGGGGCGCCGCGCCACCATGATCGGCAGCGACCTGGTACGGGCCGCGCTGGACGCCGCCGTGGTGATCCTGCTGCTGACCACCCAGCTCCCGCTCGCCGGCTTCGTGCTCTTCGTCGTCCTGCGCTCCGTCGCCGCGTCCTTCTTCCTCCCCGCGCTCTACGGCTTCATTCCCGAGGTCGTCCCCGGCGCGCGGCTCCAGGAGGCCAACGCGCTCAACACCACGCTGAACTCGGTCGGTTCGCTGGCCGGCCCGGCCCTCGCGGGCCTGCTGGTCACGGTGACCGAACCGCACTGGGTGATCACGATCGACGCCGCCACCTTCGTGGTCAGCGCCCTGCTGCTGCTCGCCGTCCGGGCGCGGCCCACGACGGCGGACGCGGAGGACGGGCAGGCGACGCCCGTGCACCACCAGCTCCTCCAGGGCTGGCGGGAGTTCAGCTCCCGCACCTGGCTGTGGTCCCTGCTGGTGTACACGTCGCTGTCCACCGCGCTGGTGCTGTGCCCGGCGATGGTGCTCGGCGTGTCCCTGGTGGGCGCCCGCCACGGCGCCTCCCAGTGGGGTCTGGTGCTGGCCGCGGAGGGCGCGGGGGCCGTGCTCGGCGGGCTCGTCGCCATGCGCCTGTCCTTCGCCCGGCCGCTGCTGGCCTCGGTGTTCTGCACCTTCGGGCTGGGGGTGTTCGCCGCGCTGATGGCCCTGCACGTGCCGGTCCCCCTGCTGATGGCGGGCGCGGCCCTGTCCGGCGGTGGCTTCGCGCTGTTGCACGTGCTGTGGACCAGCAGCCTCCAGACCCAGGTCCCCGCGGACGCCCTCTCCCGGGTGAGCGCCTACGACGGGGTGGCCACGGTCAGCTCCATGACGCTCGGGTACTGGTGGGCCGGCCCGGTGGCGGACCGGACCGGGCCGGAGGCGGTGCTGTGGTGCGGCGTGGCGTGGATCGTGCTGAGCGCCGCGGTCATGTCCGGCGTCCCCGACCTGCGCCGGGTCGTACCGGTCCCCGGCGCGAGGGAGCACGGGGGAGTGGGCGCCCCGGCGGGCACCGAACCGTCCGGGACGTGA
- a CDS encoding phosphopantetheine-binding protein produces MADVQPLPEGADDAADALASRLAEAWHATFGVLPDDDSNFYDLGGESIDAARIATATARALPEVEDLDVHLMTALLNEARLADVVRSGREFIARAANGS; encoded by the coding sequence ATGGCAGACGTGCAACCGCTCCCGGAAGGCGCCGACGACGCGGCGGACGCCCTCGCGTCCCGTCTCGCGGAGGCCTGGCACGCGACGTTCGGTGTACTGCCGGACGACGACAGCAACTTCTACGACCTCGGCGGGGAGTCCATCGACGCGGCGCGGATCGCCACCGCCACGGCCCGGGCCCTGCCGGAGGTGGAGGACCTGGACGTCCACCTCATGACCGCGCTGCTCAACGAGGCCCGGCTGGCCGACGTCGTGCGCTCCGGCCGGGAGTTCATCGCGCGCGCCGCCAACGGCTCTTGA
- a CDS encoding condensation domain-containing protein: MHQETLTAHQSRMWEAERVVRGYPVLHTGIALRVRGDVDPDRLSRAVERAFARHEVLRTGFRAEGETLHTGPAPHHRVRVLRHPELSFADADLPALRQRVEELSGEVFPFTGEAPARARLLLMADGQALLLLYFHRLVMDLYSLHQVVADIAEAWRTERPLPPARRYSELVGMRVRRRADDLEFWRAELSACPTVRLGDARPEDDWTPRGAEVRRTLDAGFAATVRAHARAARCTPVVRIIAAAAGTALALSGARDLVVATMAAHRMDSDAVGPLAQALLIRVGAAAPHGADGVLAQVRRGLREGMAHQGVEFEEIAAMLAAEMGVGRDRVAPLTVGVSPRSHTVSAGSLSLTEFDPYPDDAQILVGCGQLDVDVRLDDEEPCLLVQYDRESYSPEWCEAFTDALLRELRQPPAGRP; encoded by the coding sequence ATGCACCAGGAGACGCTGACGGCGCACCAGTCGCGGATGTGGGAAGCGGAACGCGTGGTGCGGGGATACCCCGTCCTGCACACGGGTATCGCGCTCCGGGTGCGCGGTGACGTGGACCCGGACCGGCTGAGCCGTGCCGTCGAGCGGGCCTTCGCCCGCCACGAAGTGCTCCGCACCGGGTTCCGCGCCGAGGGCGAGACACTGCACACCGGGCCGGCCCCCCACCACCGGGTCCGCGTGCTGCGCCACCCGGAACTGTCCTTCGCCGACGCCGATCTGCCCGCTCTGCGGCAGCGCGTGGAGGAACTCTCCGGGGAGGTCTTCCCGTTCACCGGTGAGGCACCGGCCCGAGCGCGTCTTCTGCTGATGGCCGATGGCCAGGCGCTGCTCCTGCTGTATTTCCACCGCCTGGTGATGGATCTGTATTCCCTGCACCAGGTGGTCGCCGACATCGCAGAGGCCTGGCGCACCGAAAGGCCGCTGCCGCCCGCTCGGCGGTATTCCGAGCTGGTCGGGATGCGGGTGCGCCGGCGCGCGGACGACCTGGAATTCTGGCGCGCGGAATTGTCCGCCTGCCCCACTGTCCGGCTGGGGGACGCGCGCCCCGAGGACGACTGGACACCCCGGGGCGCGGAAGTGCGCCGCACCCTGGACGCCGGGTTCGCCGCGACGGTACGGGCCCACGCCCGCGCGGCCCGCTGCACCCCGGTCGTCCGGATCATCGCCGCGGCGGCCGGGACGGCACTGGCCCTGTCCGGCGCGCGGGACCTGGTGGTCGCCACCATGGCGGCCCACCGGATGGACTCCGACGCGGTCGGCCCGCTGGCCCAGGCACTGCTGATCCGGGTGGGCGCCGCGGCACCGCACGGAGCGGACGGCGTCCTCGCCCAGGTCCGCCGGGGCCTGCGGGAGGGCATGGCCCACCAGGGCGTGGAGTTCGAGGAGATCGCCGCGATGCTGGCGGCGGAGATGGGGGTCGGCCGGGACCGCGTGGCCCCCCTGACGGTCGGGGTGAGCCCACGCTCCCACACGGTGTCCGCCGGATCACTGTCCCTCACGGAATTCGACCCGTACCCCGACGACGCCCAGATCCTCGTCGGCTGCGGCCAACTGGACGTCGACGTAAGGCTCGACGACGAGGAGCCGTGCCTGCTGGTGCAGTACGACCGGGAGAGCTACAGCCCCGAGTGGTGCGAGGCGTTCACGGACGCGCTGCTGAGAGAACTGCGGCAGCCGCCCGCCGGCCGTCCCTGA